From a single Ailuropoda melanoleuca isolate Jingjing chromosome 12, ASM200744v2, whole genome shotgun sequence genomic region:
- the LOC100478949 gene encoding tigger transposable element-derived protein 1, with protein sequence MTPKRRSEVLPSAPKRKKAVMCLMEKMRVLDKLRSGMSCSAVGREFDVNESTIRYIKKKEKEIRRSVREASPESAKVTSIVREEAMEKMEKRLNLWIHEMTNDKKGVVDSIVVRLKAKEIYGHVTQGQKNVKPFSASAGWLARFKRRYGVNNVKLAGEANSADQDAAEGFKKYLLNVIQEKGYVEEQVFNADETGLFYKDVGKRTYITRMACKAPGFKSFQDYATLLLCTNAKGDFKCKPLMVYRAQNPPALTGKSVNHMPVHWKWNKKAWMTSDWFHNCFIPEVECYLQGRNLAFKVLLILDNAPVHCCEELKNAHPNVEVLFMPPNTTSLIQPLDQGIIKAFKAHYTRELYSKAFEALKSNTETTMLDYWKSVTLRNVIDYVGTAWDSIKQATINSCWKNVWPDCVQDFEGFEDVTETIKDSVKNIMHIAHQITGEGFDDMKEEDVEEILTEKAVEPTNEDLDEMTKQGTGVGNDEDGDERQPKTSRIDPLTVTKISEWNSALERIFSDMEECDPMLDRSLKFKRLTSMAFAPYAKMLKDLRQKAKQTRLTQLFEPIWEGELPTPSTSHERQTPEVELSNVDMLPSSSSAK encoded by the coding sequence ATGACCCCCAAGCGTAGGAGTGAAGTGTTGCCTAGTGCTCCTAAGcgcaagaaggctgtgatgtgccttatggagaaaatgcGTGTGTTAGACAAACTTCGTTCAGGCATGAGTTGTAGTGCTGTTGGCCGTGAGTTCGacgttaatgaatcaacaatccGGTAcatcaaaaaaaaggaaaaggaaattcgCCGATCTGTACGTGAGGCTTCTCCGGAAAGTGCTAAAGTAACGTCTATAGTGCGTGAGGAAGcaatggaaaagatggaaaagcgGCTGAATTTATGGATTCATGAGATGACCAACGATAAAAAAGGTGTGGTGGACAGCATTGTCGTGAGGCTGAAAGCCAAAGAAATTTATGGCCATGTTACCCAGGGCCAGAAAAATGTTAAACCTTTCTCCGCTAGCGCTGGCTGGCTTGCACGTTTCAAAAGGCGGTATGGTGTGAACAATGTTAAACTTGCGGGTGAGGCAAATTCTGCAGATCAGGACGCTGcggaaggatttaaaaaatacttgctgaatgtTATACAGGAGAAAGGATATGTGGAAGAGCAGGTTTTCAACGCTGAtgagactggcttattttacaAGGACGTTGGCAAAAGAACCTATATAACGCGAATGGCCTGCAAAGCCCCTGGCTTTAAATCATTCCAAGACTATGCAACCTTGCTATTGTGTACCAATGCCAAGGGCGACTTCAAGTGCAAACCCCTAATGGTATACAGAGCCCAGAATCCACCAGCACTTACAGGGAAAAGTGTGAACCATATGCCGGTCCATTGGAAGTGGAACAAAAAAGCGTGGATGACATCCGATTGGTTCCACAACTGCTTCATACCGGAAGTCGAGTGCTACCTCCAGGGCAGAAATCTTGCCTTcaaggttttattaattttggataATGCCCCAGTCCATTGCTGTGAAGAACTCAAAAATGCCCACCCCAACGTAGAAGTTCTTTTCATGCCCCCAAACACTACGTCTCTCATCCAACCCCTGGATCAGGGTATAATAAAAGCTTTCAAGGCACACTACACCAGGGAGCTTTATAGCAAGGCCTTCGAGGCTCTCAAGTCCAACACGGAGACTACCATGTTGGACTATTGGAAGTCAGTGACTCTACGCAACGTTATTGATTATGTTGGGACAGCCTGGGACAGCATCAAACAAGCTACTATCAATAGCTGTTGGAAAAATGTTTGGCCGGACTGTGTGCAAGATTTCGAAGGCTTTGAAGATGTTACAGAAACTATAAAGGACAGTGTCAAAAACATAATGCATATTGCACATCAAATAACTGGAGAAGGATTTGATGACATGAAGGAGGAAGACGTGGAGGAAATTCTGACAGAAAAGGCAGTAGAACCCACCAACGAAGACCTGGATGAGATGACAAAACAAGGCACTGGAGTCGGCAATGACGAGGACGGTGATGAAAGGCAGCCTAAGACTTCAAGAATTGACCCTCTTACAGTGACTAAAATATCAGAATGGAATTCTGCCTTGGAAAGAATTTTCAGTGACATGGAAGAGTGTGACCCTATGCTTGATCGCAGCCTCAAATTTAAGCGTCTCACCTCCATGGCATTTGCTCCTTATGCCAAGATGCTTAAAGATTTGAGGCAAAAAGCCAAGCAGACAAGGCTGACCCAACTTTTTGAGCCAATTTGGGAGGGAGAGTTGCCGACTCCGTCAACAAGTCATGAGAGGCAAACTCCTGAGGTTGAACTGTCAAATGTGGACATGctgccctcttcctcttctgcaaaataa